One window of the Pseudomonas knackmussii B13 genome contains the following:
- a CDS encoding 5-carboxymethyl-2-hydroxymuconate Delta-isomerase codes for MPHIAIDYTANLAGDLQPLGLPRKLHEAALALGVFPLNGLRTFARAIDHYHVGADTCDEAFIQIQVRIAPGRPEELRQRIVDTLFATAEQALATLIDKRPVGLQLEITEFDRRLTRMAGSLPTA; via the coding sequence ATGCCGCACATCGCCATCGACTACACCGCCAACCTTGCCGGCGACCTCCAACCCCTCGGCCTTCCACGGAAACTCCACGAAGCCGCCCTGGCCCTCGGCGTATTTCCCCTGAACGGCCTGCGCACCTTCGCCCGCGCCATCGACCACTACCACGTCGGCGCCGACACTTGCGACGAAGCCTTCATTCAGATCCAGGTCCGCATCGCCCCTGGGCGCCCCGAGGAGTTGCGCCAGCGCATCGTCGACACGCTGTTCGCCACAGCCGAGCAGGCCCTCGCCACGCTCATCGACAAGCGCCCCGTCGGCCTGCAGTTGGAGATCACCGAGTTCGACCGCCGCCTGACCCGCATGGCCGGCAGCCTGCCGACGGCCTGA
- a CDS encoding amino acid permease, translating to MSSHDLQRDLNERHIRLMALGACIGVGLFLGSAKAIQMAGPAIMLSYIIGGLAILVIMRALGEMAVHNPVAGSFARYAQDYLGPLAGYLTGWNYWFLWLVTCVAEITAVAIYMGIWFPEVPRWIWALAALASMGTINLIAVRAFGEFEFWFALIKIVTILALILVGGGMIVFGLGNGGIATGIGNLWSNGGFMPHGIGGVLMSLQMVMFAYLGVEMIGLTAGEAKNPQKTIPGAINSVFWRIVLFYVGALFVIMSIYPWNEIGTQGSPFVMTFERLGIRTAAGIINFVVITAALSSCNGGIFSTGRMLYSLAQHGQAPAVFAKTSKGGVPRNALILSIVALLFGVLLNYLVPEKVFTWVTSIATFGAIWTWAMILLAQLKFRRGLTPAEAGKLQFRMWLYPLSSYLAMAFLVLVVALMAFFEDTRIALYIGPAFLVLLVVLYYALNLAPKGEQGSVASRA from the coding sequence ATGTCGTCCCACGATCTGCAACGGGATCTCAACGAACGGCACATCCGACTCATGGCGCTGGGCGCCTGCATCGGCGTCGGCCTGTTCCTCGGTTCGGCGAAGGCCATCCAGATGGCCGGCCCGGCCATCATGCTCTCCTACATCATCGGCGGCCTGGCCATCCTGGTGATCATGCGCGCCCTCGGCGAGATGGCCGTGCACAACCCGGTCGCCGGCTCCTTCGCGCGTTACGCCCAGGACTATCTCGGCCCGCTGGCCGGCTACCTGACCGGCTGGAACTACTGGTTCCTCTGGCTGGTGACCTGCGTCGCGGAGATCACCGCGGTGGCCATCTACATGGGCATCTGGTTCCCCGAGGTGCCGCGCTGGATCTGGGCCCTGGCGGCCCTGGCGAGCATGGGCACCATCAACCTGATCGCCGTGCGCGCCTTCGGCGAGTTCGAGTTCTGGTTCGCCCTGATCAAGATCGTCACCATCCTCGCGCTGATCCTGGTCGGCGGCGGCATGATCGTCTTCGGCCTGGGCAACGGCGGTATCGCCACCGGCATCGGCAACCTTTGGAGCAACGGCGGCTTCATGCCCCATGGCATCGGCGGTGTGCTGATGTCGCTGCAGATGGTGATGTTCGCCTACCTCGGCGTGGAGATGATCGGCCTCACCGCCGGTGAAGCGAAGAACCCACAGAAGACCATTCCCGGGGCGATCAACTCGGTGTTCTGGCGCATCGTGCTGTTCTACGTCGGCGCGCTCTTCGTGATCATGTCGATCTACCCATGGAACGAGATCGGCACCCAGGGCAGCCCCTTCGTGATGACCTTCGAGCGCCTGGGCATCAGGACCGCCGCCGGCATCATCAACTTTGTGGTGATCACCGCCGCGCTGTCGTCCTGCAATGGCGGCATCTTCAGCACCGGGCGCATGCTCTACAGCCTCGCCCAGCACGGCCAGGCGCCGGCTGTCTTCGCCAAGACTTCCAAGGGCGGTGTGCCGCGCAATGCGTTGATCCTGTCGATCGTCGCCCTGCTGTTCGGCGTGCTGCTGAACTACCTGGTACCGGAAAAGGTGTTCACCTGGGTGACCTCCATCGCCACCTTCGGCGCGATCTGGACCTGGGCCATGATCCTGCTGGCGCAACTGAAGTTCCGTCGCGGCCTGACCCCGGCCGAAGCCGGCAAGCTGCAGTTCAGGATGTGGCTGTACCCGCTCAGCTCCTACCTGGCCATGGCCTTCCTGGTGCTGGTGGTGGCGCTGATGGCGTTCTTCGAGGACACCCGCATCGCCCTCTACATCGGCCCGGCCTTCCTGGTCCTGCTGGTGGTGCTGTACTACGCGCTGAACCTGGCTCCCAAAGGCGAGCAGGGCAGCGTTGCCAGCCGCGCCTGA
- a CDS encoding class I SAM-dependent methyltransferase translates to MGDKTAQIQRSWQRNAEAWARAVREQRIESRRLVTDDAIVEAVLQGSPRRVLDIGCGEGWLCRVLAERGCETVGIDASAPLIEQARQGGGGRYEVLSQEQLLGEEGAGLGRFDALVCNFALFAEDLAPLLDALHRYLAPGGRLLIQTLHPWAACGDEPYADGWRLETFAAFGDEFAEPMPWYFRTFESWLAALHAGGWTLQALREPRRPDTGLACSLLLVAVEASAS, encoded by the coding sequence TGGGAGACAAAACCGCCCAGATTCAACGCAGCTGGCAACGCAACGCCGAGGCCTGGGCCCGCGCTGTGCGCGAGCAGCGCATCGAGAGTCGGCGGCTGGTCACCGATGACGCCATCGTCGAGGCCGTGCTGCAGGGCTCGCCCAGGCGGGTGCTGGATATCGGCTGCGGCGAAGGCTGGTTGTGCCGGGTGCTGGCGGAGCGGGGTTGCGAGACGGTTGGCATCGATGCTTCCGCGCCGTTGATCGAGCAGGCGCGGCAGGGTGGCGGCGGTCGCTACGAGGTGCTGTCGCAGGAGCAATTGCTGGGTGAGGAGGGCGCCGGGCTTGGGCGGTTCGATGCGCTGGTGTGCAACTTCGCGCTCTTCGCGGAGGACCTCGCTCCGCTGCTCGATGCATTGCATCGCTACCTCGCGCCGGGCGGTCGCCTGTTGATCCAGACCCTGCATCCCTGGGCCGCCTGCGGCGACGAGCCGTATGCGGATGGCTGGCGCCTGGAGACCTTCGCGGCCTTCGGCGACGAGTTCGCCGAGCCCATGCCCTGGTACTTCCGCACCTTCGAGTCGTGGCTGGCGGCGCTGCATGCGGGCGGCTGGACCTTGCAGGCGTTGCGCGAGCCGCGTCGGCCCGATACCGGCCTTGCCTGCTCGCTGTTGCTGGTGGCGGTCGAGGCGAGCGCCAGCTAA